In Choloepus didactylus isolate mChoDid1 chromosome 6, mChoDid1.pri, whole genome shotgun sequence, one DNA window encodes the following:
- the LOC119536425 gene encoding olfactory receptor 8B3-like has protein sequence MALGNYSVVTEFILVGLTDHPDLQIPLFFFFLAIYMVTVLGNLSLITLIALNSHLHTPMYIFLFNLSFTDLCYSSVFTPKMLINFLSKKSTISYQGCMVQLYFFCFFVISECYVLTSMAYDRYVAICNPLLYNIEVSSKVCTNLIFGSYFIAFSGAMAHTGCMLRLTFCDANTINHYFCDIPPMLQLSCTSTYVSELVVFIVGGINIIVPSLTIFISYGFILCSILHINSTEGRSKAFSTCSSHIMAVLLFFGSTAFVYLQPSSTRSMHEGKIYSVFYTNVVPMMNPLVYSLRNKDVKLAMRKNLR, from the coding sequence ATGGCTCTGGGAAATTACTCAGTTGTGACTGAATTCATACTGGTCGGTTTAACAGACCACCCAGATCTCCAAATCCCTCTGTTCTTCTTCTTCCTAGCAATATATATGGTCACTGTGCTGGGAAACTTGAGCTTGATAACTCTAATTGCTCTGAATTCTCACCTTCACACCCCAATGTACATTTTCCTCTTTAACCTGTCATTCACAGATCTCTGTTATTCTTCTGTTTTTACACCCAAAATGCTGATCAACTTCTTATCAAAGAAGAGTACTATCTCCTACCAGGGTTGCATGGTACAGCTctactttttttgcttttttgttattTCTGAGTGTTATGTCCTGACATCAATGGCCTAtgatcgctatgtggccatctgtaatccACTCTTGTATAACATTGAGGTGTCTTCTAAAGTATGTACTAACCTTATTTTTGGCTCATACTTTATTGCATTTTCTGGTGCTATGGCCCACACTGGATGCATGCTGAGACTGACCTTCTGTGATGCTAACACCATCAACCATTATTTCTGTGACATCCCCCCTATGCTCCAGCTCTCCTGCACGAGCACCTATGTCAGTGAGCTTGTGGTGTTCATTGTGGGAGGAATCAACATCATCGTGCCCAGTCTCACCATCTTTATCTCTTATGGTTTTATTCTCTGCAGCATCCTCCATATCAATTCCACTGAGGGCAGGTCCAAAGCCTTCAGCACCTGCAGTTCCCACATAATGGCTGTTTTATTGTTCTTTGGATCAACTGCATTTGTGTATCTCCAACCATCTTCTACCAGGTCTATGCATGAGGGTAAAATTTACTCTGTCTTTTATACCAATGTGGTTCCCATGATGAACCCCTTAGTCTACAGCTTGAGGAATAAAGATGTTAAACTGGCCATGAGAAAAAACCTTAGGTAG